A region from the Halosolutus gelatinilyticus genome encodes:
- a CDS encoding oligosaccharyl transferase, archaeosortase A system-associated, with product MSTDTEHVEEGTETSVLEAWQDWYHLPVVGVVMLFMIWVRTQAYDRFVTDDGSPALAGIDSWYHWRTIKWTAENYPQTMPYEIWTGFPTGKYVGQFGTLFDQLIVTAAMIVGFGDPSTETLYSVALLAIPTMAALAAVPVFYGGRRLGGTMGGLVSVVILALTPGQFFARSTVGQLDHHVGETLFMAIAVVAMMVALGVAEREQPIYELIVDKDWGALRTPALYSALAGLALALYIWVWPAAVLLIGIFGVFFAVQLCLDYLRGVSPDHVAFVGAVSLGVTAVVTALLIERSGIGVTSFSYLQPLTALLVAAGCVFMAWLAREWSARGLEPRYYPATIVGIAIAAVAVMWLALPGLYETFIGNLTSRLIPLNPGTGTLTIQEAQPPENFLSQYVFDEFGAAFYTMLVGLALLVARPLLGREFRAEYTLIAVWTLFLISMAATQVRFAYYLVLAVAIVNAVFVADVVRLFSLDVRGGVDSLREIETYQVIVVFMVVLLVFAPLVPPLAAAGTTVVDRGKTAQPHSGAEVWEESTHWLAENTPEPGNYGGAGNASELDYYGTYDPADGDYDYPNGAYGVMSWWDYGHFITTQGERIPHSNPFQQNARSSSAYLTAESEEQGELILDAIASGADVRWRNYQNEDLEAAVAEANGTDEEIRYVMIDDQMAGGKFSAITQWAGPGYNHYVTPDGFERGESISAQELANASLPYDDTMQSRLYFGDANGMEHYRLVHENDAYTMAFTSYAFVNAETGNVLTQDLRSLSNGVPADEAKWDPQIYVNERGTPRQIQQRYAFLQRIPGIELQIFDVRQASAIKTFERVEGATITGTAEGVPEGESVYAQVELDRGTGGGNFTYVQEATVQADGSFELTVPYATNDELGVEDGYTNSSVEAMGEYTVVAGQYAGQTAVPETAVVEGETVEVTLEEVEDPPEIDDGNETDGGNETDAGNETDGGNETDGANDGAGNESNESNESANAGNATAERVVSPAVDVAS from the coding sequence ATGAGTACCGACACTGAACACGTCGAGGAGGGAACGGAAACGTCCGTCCTCGAGGCGTGGCAGGACTGGTATCACCTCCCCGTGGTCGGAGTCGTGATGCTGTTTATGATCTGGGTGCGGACCCAGGCGTACGACCGCTTCGTCACCGACGACGGTTCGCCTGCCCTGGCGGGTATCGACTCGTGGTATCACTGGCGGACGATCAAGTGGACCGCGGAGAACTACCCGCAAACGATGCCCTACGAGATCTGGACCGGGTTCCCGACCGGGAAGTACGTCGGCCAGTTCGGGACCCTGTTCGACCAGCTCATCGTCACCGCGGCGATGATCGTCGGGTTCGGCGATCCGTCGACCGAGACGCTGTACTCGGTCGCCCTCCTCGCCATCCCGACGATGGCCGCGCTCGCCGCGGTTCCGGTCTTCTACGGCGGTCGCCGACTCGGCGGCACGATGGGCGGACTCGTCTCCGTGGTCATCCTCGCGCTTACCCCCGGCCAGTTCTTCGCCCGATCGACGGTGGGACAGCTCGACCACCACGTCGGCGAGACGCTGTTCATGGCGATCGCGGTCGTCGCGATGATGGTCGCGCTCGGCGTCGCCGAGCGGGAACAGCCGATCTACGAACTGATCGTCGACAAAGACTGGGGCGCCCTCCGGACGCCGGCGCTGTACAGCGCTCTCGCCGGGCTTGCGCTCGCGCTGTACATCTGGGTCTGGCCGGCGGCGGTCCTCCTGATCGGCATCTTCGGCGTCTTCTTCGCCGTTCAGCTCTGCCTCGATTACCTCCGCGGCGTCTCCCCGGATCACGTCGCCTTCGTGGGCGCGGTCAGCCTCGGCGTCACGGCCGTCGTGACGGCGCTGCTGATCGAACGATCGGGGATCGGCGTAACGAGCTTCAGCTACCTCCAGCCGCTCACCGCGCTCCTCGTCGCCGCCGGCTGCGTCTTCATGGCCTGGCTCGCCCGCGAGTGGAGCGCCCGCGGCCTCGAACCCCGGTACTACCCGGCGACGATCGTCGGGATCGCGATCGCAGCCGTTGCGGTCATGTGGCTCGCGCTCCCGGGACTCTACGAGACGTTCATCGGGAACCTTACGAGTCGCCTGATCCCGCTTAATCCGGGGACGGGGACGCTGACGATCCAGGAGGCGCAGCCGCCGGAGAACTTCCTCTCGCAGTACGTCTTCGACGAGTTCGGCGCGGCGTTCTACACGATGCTCGTCGGCCTCGCGCTGCTCGTCGCGCGTCCGCTCCTCGGTCGCGAATTTCGCGCCGAGTACACCCTTATCGCCGTCTGGACGCTGTTCCTGATCAGCATGGCCGCAACGCAGGTCCGCTTCGCGTACTACCTCGTGCTCGCGGTCGCGATCGTCAACGCCGTCTTCGTCGCTGACGTCGTGCGCCTGTTCAGTCTCGACGTTCGAGGCGGCGTGGATTCGCTCAGGGAGATCGAAACCTACCAGGTTATCGTGGTCTTCATGGTCGTCCTGCTGGTGTTCGCGCCGCTCGTCCCGCCGCTCGCCGCCGCGGGCACGACCGTCGTCGACCGCGGCAAGACCGCACAGCCGCACTCCGGCGCCGAGGTCTGGGAGGAGTCGACCCACTGGCTCGCGGAGAACACGCCCGAGCCCGGGAACTACGGCGGCGCCGGGAATGCCAGCGAACTCGACTACTACGGCACCTACGATCCCGCCGACGGGGATTACGACTATCCCAACGGCGCCTACGGCGTGATGTCCTGGTGGGACTACGGCCACTTCATCACGACACAGGGCGAGCGGATCCCGCACTCGAACCCGTTCCAGCAGAACGCCCGCTCGTCGTCGGCGTACCTCACCGCCGAATCCGAGGAACAGGGCGAACTGATCCTCGACGCGATCGCCTCCGGGGCGGACGTACGCTGGCGGAATTACCAGAACGAAGACCTCGAGGCGGCGGTCGCGGAGGCCAACGGCACCGACGAGGAGATCCGGTACGTGATGATCGACGACCAGATGGCCGGCGGAAAGTTCAGCGCGATCACCCAGTGGGCCGGACCGGGTTACAACCACTACGTAACCCCCGACGGATTCGAGAGGGGCGAGTCGATCTCCGCCCAGGAACTCGCGAACGCCTCGCTGCCGTACGACGATACGATGCAGTCGCGGCTCTACTTCGGGGACGCGAACGGGATGGAACACTACCGGCTCGTCCACGAGAACGACGCGTACACGATGGCGTTCACGAGTTACGCGTTCGTAAACGCCGAAACCGGGAACGTGCTCACTCAGGACCTGAGGTCGCTGTCCAACGGGGTGCCGGCCGACGAGGCCAAGTGGGATCCCCAAATCTACGTCAACGAGCGGGGCACGCCGCGGCAGATCCAACAGCGGTACGCCTTCCTTCAGCGGATCCCTGGCATCGAACTGCAGATCTTCGACGTTCGACAGGCCAGCGCGATAAAGACGTTCGAGCGCGTCGAAGGGGCGACGATCACCGGCACCGCCGAGGGCGTTCCCGAGGGCGAGTCCGTCTACGCCCAGGTCGAACTCGATCGCGGGACCGGCGGCGGAAACTTCACCTACGTCCAGGAGGCGACCGTGCAGGCCGACGGGAGCTTCGAACTGACCGTCCCGTACGCGACGAACGACGAACTCGGCGTCGAAGACGGCTACACGAACAGCTCCGTCGAGGCGATGGGCGAGTACACCGTGGTCGCAGGCCAGTACGCGGGACAGACCGCGGTCCCCGAAACGGCCGTCGTCGAGGGAGAGACCGTCGAGGTGACTCTCGAAGAGGTCGAAGATCCCCCGGAAATCGACGACGGAAACGAAACCGACGGTGGGAACGAGACTGACGCCGGAAACGAAACCGACGGCGGAAACGAAACCGACGGCGCGAACGACGGAGCCGGCAACGAGAGCAATGAGAGCAACGAGAGCGCGAACGCCGGAAACGCGACCGCCGAACGCGTCGTCTCGCCCGCGGTCGACGTCGCGTCCTGA
- a CDS encoding glycosyltransferase family 61 protein, whose product MISTEFAYRKLERKLEADGISESIVAAGDLLVRKRLGRPIFDPLVERGVVRTVSRPALETIANETVAIPADADDSSAPFVALLEEGCVLSETGLALTPDFEILEESAAVPDQAQQAMMAMLSREFFYGDAPLRGFLSEPRRGHFREAAGSLETAAPLIPRYPNYYHWMVETVPQIRYIRAFEENTGERVTLLLPPDAPSFVGETLDVLGWPRSKVEYATEPVYDISRLVLPSFPERRAADFEWLRREVLDQVLETTPESGDNVYVSRANAVERRVVNEDDVMDVLSQFGFSCYRLEERSLEQNVRLFADADVVVGPHGAGLTDVVFADDCILVELFGDKIKPHYRELASTLGLSYEPMYCRAESTDIVVDTEALAETIRELIA is encoded by the coding sequence ATGATCTCGACGGAGTTTGCGTACCGAAAGCTAGAGCGAAAGCTCGAGGCTGACGGGATCAGTGAGTCGATCGTCGCGGCCGGCGACCTGCTGGTCCGAAAACGCCTCGGGCGGCCGATCTTCGACCCGCTCGTCGAACGTGGCGTCGTTCGGACCGTTTCGCGGCCCGCTCTTGAGACGATCGCGAACGAGACCGTCGCGATCCCGGCGGATGCAGACGATAGTTCCGCTCCCTTCGTTGCACTCTTGGAAGAGGGATGCGTCCTCTCAGAAACGGGATTAGCGCTGACTCCGGACTTCGAAATACTCGAGGAGAGCGCCGCCGTCCCGGACCAAGCCCAGCAAGCTATGATGGCGATGCTTTCCAGAGAGTTCTTTTACGGGGATGCCCCGCTCCGTGGCTTCCTGTCGGAGCCGCGCCGCGGACACTTTCGCGAAGCCGCGGGGTCACTTGAAACTGCTGCACCGCTCATCCCTAGGTATCCGAACTACTACCACTGGATGGTCGAGACGGTCCCGCAAATACGCTATATTCGAGCGTTCGAAGAGAATACTGGTGAGCGCGTGACGTTGCTCCTGCCGCCGGACGCGCCGTCGTTCGTCGGCGAGACGCTCGACGTACTCGGGTGGCCGCGGTCTAAAGTCGAGTACGCCACTGAGCCGGTGTACGACATCTCGAGGCTCGTTCTCCCCTCGTTCCCGGAACGACGGGCGGCAGACTTCGAGTGGCTTCGCCGTGAGGTACTTGACCAGGTGCTCGAAACGACGCCGGAGAGCGGCGACAACGTCTACGTCTCGCGAGCGAACGCCGTCGAACGGCGCGTGGTGAACGAGGACGACGTGATGGACGTCCTGTCGCAGTTCGGATTTTCGTGCTATCGATTGGAGGAACGGTCGCTCGAACAGAACGTGCGTCTATTTGCTGATGCCGACGTTGTAGTCGGGCCGCACGGGGCAGGTCTCACCGACGTCGTCTTTGCCGATGACTGTATCCTCGTCGAACTGTTCGGCGACAAGATCAAACCGCACTATCGAGAGTTAGCGTCGACGCTCGGCCTGTCGTACGAACCGATGTACTGTCGGGCGGAATCGACGGACATCGTCGTCGACACCGAGGCGTTGGCGGAAACGATTCGCGAATTAATCGCCTGA
- a CDS encoding polysaccharide biosynthesis C-terminal domain-containing protein codes for MSNLVSSALGFLATIYIARMLGAGPLGVYHLVVGLVSWLAIVGEVGISRAISKRISEGEDQAEYVLAGTTIIVGLFVLSTCGLLLFRERLVNYVGYPATGYVIAILLVVLVNGLVNSLLVGLHLVHVNGFLSPVRTGGRALVQIALIVAGASTAALFIGHIAGYIVVIGIGTYFTARALPGLSRPRRYHFDRLVDFAKFSWLGNLQSQMFSYTDIIVLGFFVSSGLIGVYSAAWNIAEFLILFSGALSSTLFPEMSSLSSKDNSRAVARIVEQSLSFCGLFLIPGLFGGMLLGERILRIYGPEFPRGATVLTILIVANLLMGYQNQLLNALNAIDRPELAFRVNVVFVGSNVALNIALIYLYGWIGAAIATTISVAISLVLAYHHVDAVIDFEVPAGEIVNQWIAAVLMGGLVYVSLWAETTYGLLNHNVATVGILVVIGAGTYFAVLLIISRQFRTVVDQNVPFDLTLLSSE; via the coding sequence TTGTCGAACCTCGTCTCTTCGGCCCTGGGATTTCTGGCGACGATCTACATCGCTCGCATGCTCGGAGCGGGACCGCTTGGGGTGTATCACCTCGTCGTCGGACTTGTCTCGTGGCTGGCTATCGTGGGGGAAGTCGGCATTTCGCGTGCGATATCGAAGCGGATCTCCGAGGGAGAGGATCAGGCCGAATACGTTCTCGCCGGAACGACGATCATCGTCGGTCTGTTCGTCCTTAGTACCTGTGGACTCCTTCTCTTTCGAGAGCGGCTGGTCAACTACGTCGGCTATCCTGCCACGGGGTACGTCATCGCGATTCTGCTGGTCGTGCTCGTCAACGGACTCGTAAATTCGCTTCTCGTCGGGTTACACCTCGTCCACGTAAACGGGTTTCTGTCGCCGGTGCGAACGGGTGGTCGAGCGCTGGTCCAGATCGCCCTTATCGTTGCCGGGGCCAGCACGGCCGCACTGTTCATCGGGCACATCGCGGGATATATCGTCGTTATCGGTATCGGTACCTACTTCACTGCACGAGCACTGCCGGGACTCTCTCGGCCACGGCGATACCACTTCGACCGACTCGTCGATTTCGCGAAGTTCTCTTGGCTCGGCAACCTCCAGTCTCAGATGTTTAGCTATACCGACATCATCGTACTCGGTTTTTTCGTCTCGTCCGGACTCATCGGCGTCTATTCGGCGGCATGGAATATCGCCGAATTTCTGATCCTGTTCAGCGGCGCTCTCAGTTCGACGCTGTTTCCCGAAATGAGCTCGCTTTCGTCGAAGGACAATTCTCGAGCGGTCGCACGAATCGTCGAACAATCCCTTTCGTTTTGTGGGCTCTTCCTCATTCCCGGTCTGTTTGGAGGGATGTTACTCGGCGAACGTATTCTCCGTATCTACGGTCCCGAATTCCCGAGAGGGGCGACCGTGCTGACGATCCTGATCGTTGCGAATCTCCTCATGGGGTACCAGAATCAGCTGTTGAACGCACTCAACGCGATCGATCGTCCGGAACTCGCCTTTAGGGTCAACGTCGTGTTCGTGGGATCTAACGTCGCGCTCAACATCGCGTTGATTTATCTGTACGGATGGATCGGGGCAGCGATAGCAACGACGATTTCGGTTGCGATTAGCCTCGTGCTCGCCTATCACCACGTCGACGCAGTTATCGACTTCGAGGTTCCAGCGGGAGAAATCGTAAACCAGTGGATCGCCGCTGTCCTTATGGGTGGGCTGGTATACGTCAGTCTCTGGGCTGAAACCACGTACGGCCTGCTCAATCACAACGTTGCGACGGTTGGTATTCTCGTCGTAATCGGCGCTGGCACGTATTTTGCCGTCCTGTTGATAATTTCGAGGCAGTTCAGGACGGTCGTCGATCAGAACGTGCCGTTCGATCTCACCCTTCTCTCGAGCGAATGA
- the aglG gene encoding glucosyl-dolichyl phosphate glucuronosyltransferase, whose translation MKVSVVICTYAMERYDVFSECVDSVLDQTHEPLEVVIVVDGNEPVFDRVCDDYGDLDDVVIRCNEENQGISYSRTRGAEIATGDVVAFIDDDAVAEPDWVAELVRAYDETDAIAVGGHAKPDWVAQKPDFFPEEFYWLVGCDERGMGEHMEELRNTYGSNISFRRDVFLSVGGYDENTGRKGDKHIQAHEAPVCIRMADKYGKGVIYNTNAVVNHKLFEYRGDFRWLVFRSFWQGYSKRIMDLLLPEAKDDKNEYLRRLLLEFVPDRVTDLVRRPSAPKVEQLLAIFVFTGAVGLGYLYGLFEVDRAELIASRDAVGTE comes from the coding sequence ATGAAGGTCTCCGTCGTCATCTGCACGTACGCGATGGAACGCTACGACGTCTTCTCCGAGTGTGTCGACAGCGTTCTCGATCAAACGCACGAGCCGCTGGAAGTCGTCATCGTCGTCGACGGAAACGAACCGGTTTTCGATCGGGTCTGCGACGATTACGGGGACCTCGACGACGTCGTCATCCGCTGCAACGAGGAGAATCAGGGGATCTCGTACAGTCGGACCCGGGGCGCCGAAATCGCGACCGGCGACGTCGTCGCGTTCATCGACGACGACGCGGTCGCCGAGCCCGACTGGGTCGCGGAGTTGGTTCGCGCCTACGATGAGACCGACGCGATCGCGGTCGGCGGCCACGCGAAACCGGATTGGGTGGCGCAGAAGCCGGACTTCTTCCCGGAGGAGTTCTACTGGCTCGTCGGCTGCGACGAACGCGGAATGGGCGAGCACATGGAGGAGTTGCGGAACACGTACGGATCGAATATCTCCTTCCGGCGAGACGTCTTTCTCAGCGTCGGCGGGTACGACGAGAACACGGGGCGGAAAGGCGACAAGCACATCCAGGCCCACGAGGCGCCGGTCTGCATCCGGATGGCCGATAAGTACGGCAAGGGCGTGATCTACAACACGAACGCGGTGGTAAATCACAAGCTGTTCGAGTATCGCGGCGACTTTCGGTGGCTGGTGTTTCGATCGTTCTGGCAGGGCTACTCGAAACGGATCATGGACCTGCTCCTGCCGGAGGCGAAAGACGACAAGAACGAGTACCTGAGGCGGCTGCTGCTGGAGTTCGTTCCCGATCGAGTGACGGATCTCGTGCGGCGACCGTCGGCACCGAAGGTGGAGCAACTGTTGGCGATCTTCGTGTTCACCGGCGCGGTCGGCCTCGGCTACCTCTACGGGCTGTTCGAGGTCGATCGAGCGGAGCTGATCGCCAGCCGAGACGCCGTTGGAACCGAGTAA
- a CDS encoding DUF368 domain-containing protein, producing the protein MRELLVVYCKGFSMGSADVVPGVSGATIALIVGIYDRLIAAITAIDPRRFGAIRRVHEPEGRAALQAELERIDAPFLLALGLGIATAIVTLSRVMHVATAEYPVPTYGFFFGLIAASAIVLYGEIDEWTAWRVAVSVAAVVFAAAVTGVTAGATSHGPAMVFFAGAIAICAMILPGVSGSFFLLVLGQYEYMTGTLSRFVDGVLGALNGDPLAPVVETGTVVAIFGVGAVLGLFTMAHVVRRALDRYRQTTLAFLVSLMVGALGLPIARIEDGLGVTPGGTLGVALFAAVVGAAAVLLVDRYTDDLEY; encoded by the coding sequence ATGCGGGAACTTCTCGTCGTCTACTGCAAGGGATTCTCGATGGGATCGGCGGACGTCGTCCCCGGCGTTTCGGGGGCGACGATCGCGCTCATCGTCGGGATCTACGATCGGTTGATCGCCGCGATCACGGCGATCGATCCGCGCCGATTCGGAGCGATCCGCCGCGTTCACGAGCCGGAGGGGCGGGCGGCGCTCCAGGCAGAACTCGAACGAATCGACGCGCCGTTTCTACTGGCGTTGGGGTTGGGGATCGCGACGGCGATCGTGACGCTCTCCCGGGTCATGCACGTCGCGACCGCCGAGTACCCCGTTCCGACGTACGGCTTCTTCTTCGGGTTGATCGCCGCCTCGGCGATCGTCCTCTACGGCGAGATCGACGAGTGGACCGCGTGGCGGGTCGCGGTCTCCGTTGCGGCCGTCGTCTTCGCGGCGGCCGTGACGGGCGTCACCGCGGGCGCCACGTCGCACGGACCGGCGATGGTCTTTTTCGCCGGCGCGATCGCGATCTGTGCGATGATTCTCCCGGGCGTCTCCGGATCGTTCTTCCTGCTGGTGCTCGGTCAGTACGAGTATATGACCGGGACCCTGAGCCGGTTCGTCGACGGCGTTCTCGGCGCGCTGAACGGCGATCCGCTGGCGCCGGTCGTCGAGACCGGAACGGTCGTCGCGATCTTCGGCGTCGGGGCGGTACTCGGGCTGTTTACGATGGCTCACGTCGTCCGCCGGGCGCTCGATCGGTACCGGCAGACGACGTTGGCGTTCCTCGTGAGTCTGATGGTCGGCGCGCTCGGGTTGCCGATCGCCAGAATCGAGGATGGACTCGGCGTCACGCCCGGCGGAACGCTCGGCGTCGCGCTCTTCGCGGCCGTCGTCGGCGCGGCAGCCGTCCTGCTGGTCGATCGGTACACGGATGATCTGGAGTACTAG
- a CDS encoding glycosyltransferase, translating to MTDEPEANRTSSAADLVVAHWGEHANGGGDRLAWELARVFDDAPFYAGWRDESIEPDDVEARQLIAGDWLNRALERGGPFRKVAHLLGWQLASPLREYDVLVTSGNEPLFYVPPDDQTWVAYIHHTNRRQSDQLAEVESKPFEKARLLAHYAIRVAFDHNTHKPDLFVVNSEIVKRRVVRYWGVPEEKIRVVYPPVDTRTYSPSDAPTADYYFTLSRLDWHKDIDGIVRAFNDLDERLLIAGDGPERDRLERIAKDNVEFLGFVDEAEKRTLLSGAKAFVFNGRDEDFGIAPVEALAAGTPVLGVREGMTQYQVVDGKNGYRHARDGDSGPSLTETVRRFETEGVRWSDEEIASFADRFSVEAFHDGIRDAVAEAVSTSDTTPPWYVDYLSDDR from the coding sequence ATGACAGACGAGCCTGAAGCGAATCGAACATCGTCAGCCGCTGACCTCGTCGTCGCCCACTGGGGCGAACACGCCAACGGCGGTGGCGATCGGCTCGCGTGGGAGCTCGCACGGGTGTTCGACGACGCGCCGTTCTACGCGGGGTGGCGGGACGAATCGATCGAACCGGACGACGTCGAGGCGAGACAACTGATCGCGGGGGACTGGCTGAACCGCGCGCTGGAACGCGGCGGGCCGTTCCGAAAGGTAGCCCACTTGCTCGGCTGGCAGCTCGCCTCGCCGTTGCGAGAGTACGACGTCCTCGTTACGAGCGGCAACGAGCCGCTGTTTTACGTTCCGCCCGACGATCAGACCTGGGTCGCCTACATCCACCACACGAACCGGCGCCAGTCGGACCAGCTCGCGGAGGTCGAATCGAAGCCGTTCGAGAAGGCGCGACTGCTGGCCCACTACGCGATCCGCGTCGCGTTCGATCACAACACGCACAAACCGGACCTGTTCGTCGTCAATTCCGAGATCGTGAAGCGACGCGTCGTCCGGTACTGGGGCGTCCCGGAGGAGAAGATCCGCGTCGTCTATCCGCCCGTCGATACCCGGACGTACTCCCCGAGCGACGCCCCGACGGCGGACTATTACTTCACGCTCTCTCGGCTCGACTGGCACAAGGATATCGACGGCATCGTCAGGGCGTTCAACGACCTCGACGAACGGTTGCTGATCGCGGGAGACGGCCCCGAGCGCGATCGGTTGGAGCGGATCGCGAAGGATAACGTCGAGTTCCTCGGCTTCGTCGACGAGGCGGAGAAACGGACGCTTCTTTCCGGCGCGAAAGCGTTCGTGTTCAACGGTCGCGACGAGGACTTCGGGATCGCACCCGTCGAGGCGTTAGCGGCGGGAACGCCCGTACTCGGCGTCCGGGAAGGGATGACGCAGTACCAGGTCGTCGACGGGAAGAACGGCTACCGGCACGCGCGAGACGGCGACTCGGGCCCCTCGCTGACGGAGACCGTTCGCCGGTTCGAAACGGAGGGCGTGCGGTGGTCGGACGAGGAGATCGCGTCGTTCGCCGATCGGTTTTCCGTGGAGGCGTTTCACGACGGAATCCGCGACGCGGTCGCCGAGGCCGTTTCGACGTCCGACACGACCCCGCCGTGGTACGTCGACTACCTGTCCGACGATCGGTAA
- a CDS encoding Cdc6/Cdc18 family protein: MNLQERIARRRSVHQGRAVVVDREHLSPVVHRSEPVGRGPVLEQLLDELEPVFDGGLPPPVAVVGPAGSGTSAIVTALFNAMNERFGESSQAMGTTTRGGSSGPVTWFVYVDARRVDSAFAFYRAVLSVVSSDTVPESGVGTDDLRDRLCDRLSRHDRRAIVAIDHHDEPETLAYGRVRSLLEPAAESVTAIAVGQREPDEWDGPTVTVPAYRQHELVDVVTDRASTGLAAGALDHEFVRELAEWADGNAHDALAALFGAAILASDERSARIDAGHLEAAMADVPENGVHVDRALALQETRQHVLLDLISVESAGRPIREVAADIAGRSSLTAGTVKRFLYELADRGVIERVPLPSSGSGRRPSTVELRFPTIAFRALASVADDA, encoded by the coding sequence ATGAACCTGCAGGAACGGATCGCTCGTCGGCGGTCAGTCCACCAGGGCCGGGCGGTCGTCGTCGATCGCGAACACCTCAGCCCGGTGGTTCACCGATCCGAGCCGGTCGGCCGCGGTCCCGTGCTCGAACAGTTGCTCGACGAACTCGAGCCGGTGTTCGACGGGGGCCTCCCGCCGCCGGTCGCCGTCGTCGGGCCGGCGGGGTCCGGGACGTCGGCGATCGTCACCGCGCTGTTCAACGCGATGAACGAACGGTTCGGCGAATCCTCGCAGGCGATGGGAACGACGACTCGCGGCGGCAGTTCGGGCCCGGTGACGTGGTTCGTCTACGTCGACGCGCGCCGCGTCGACAGCGCCTTCGCCTTCTACAGGGCCGTCCTCTCCGTCGTCTCGAGCGACACCGTTCCGGAAAGCGGCGTCGGCACCGACGACCTCCGCGATCGCCTCTGCGACCGCCTCTCACGGCACGATCGACGCGCGATCGTCGCGATCGACCACCACGACGAACCGGAGACGCTCGCCTACGGTCGGGTCCGCTCCCTGCTGGAACCGGCCGCCGAGAGCGTCACCGCGATCGCGGTCGGTCAGCGCGAACCCGACGAGTGGGACGGACCCACCGTCACCGTGCCGGCGTACCGCCAGCACGAACTCGTCGACGTCGTCACCGATCGAGCGTCGACGGGACTGGCCGCGGGCGCGCTCGACCACGAATTCGTCCGCGAACTGGCCGAGTGGGCCGACGGCAACGCGCACGACGCGCTCGCGGCCCTGTTCGGGGCCGCGATCCTCGCGAGCGACGAACGGAGCGCTCGGATCGACGCCGGCCACCTGGAGGCGGCGATGGCCGACGTCCCCGAGAACGGGGTTCACGTCGACCGGGCGCTCGCGCTCCAGGAAACGCGCCAGCACGTTCTGTTGGATCTCATCTCGGTCGAGTCCGCCGGTCGGCCGATCCGCGAGGTCGCGGCCGACATCGCGGGCCGATCGTCGCTGACGGCCGGGACCGTCAAACGATTCCTCTACGAACTCGCCGATCGCGGCGTGATCGAGCGCGTTCCACTGCCCTCGAGTGGGAGCGGGCGCCGTCCCAGCACCGTCGAACTTCGATTCCCGACGATCGCCTTTCGGGCGTTAGCCTCCGTCGCGGACGACGCCTGA